A window of Pedobacter lusitanus contains these coding sequences:
- a CDS encoding TolC family protein, which produces MKPYKSIYTALLLVLVLGACKVSKDIPLPKNAAPENFRGNTSTDTVSIAALPYKEFFKEQTIRNLIDTAIVNNYDMQIALKNIEAAALLFKQSKLGNLPELSLKATANSNRPSDNSLNGLQIGQFAQTKHIEDYNIGAGLSWEADIWRKIANQRNAAGAAFMQSAEVKKAVQTRLVSNIAQSFYRLIMLDTQLEIAKKNLSLNDSTLTIIRLQFDAGQVTSLAIQQAEAQQLVAAGLVPQLEQRIALEENALSILTGALPKTIARIGTLNTITVQDQISAGIPSRMLSLRPDVKSAELELVKANAKVGIAKASLYPSLTITANGGLNSFKASNWFNIPGSLFGVVAGGIAQPIFQRKQLRTQYEVALVDREKSVIQFRSSVLTAVGEVSDELVKIEKLKEQYTIADKRVKTVQSGLSNANMLFKSGMANYLEVINAQSNALQSELDLATVKTAQLNAVVELYRALGGGWK; this is translated from the coding sequence ATGAAACCGTATAAAAGTATATATACTGCCCTTTTACTGGTACTCGTACTGGGTGCCTGTAAAGTATCTAAAGATATTCCCTTACCGAAGAATGCTGCTCCTGAAAACTTCAGGGGCAACACTTCTACCGATACGGTGAGTATTGCTGCGCTGCCTTATAAAGAATTCTTTAAGGAGCAAACTATCAGGAATCTGATCGATACCGCAATTGTCAATAATTACGATATGCAGATTGCCCTGAAAAATATAGAAGCTGCTGCTTTATTATTTAAACAATCAAAACTGGGTAATTTACCGGAACTGAGTTTAAAAGCAACTGCGAACTCTAACCGTCCTTCAGATAATAGTCTGAATGGTTTGCAGATCGGCCAGTTTGCGCAGACCAAACATATAGAAGATTACAACATAGGTGCCGGATTGAGCTGGGAAGCTGATATCTGGCGTAAAATTGCTAACCAGAGAAATGCAGCAGGAGCGGCTTTTATGCAATCTGCTGAAGTGAAAAAAGCGGTGCAAACCAGACTGGTGTCAAATATTGCACAGAGTTTTTACAGACTGATTATGCTGGATACGCAGCTGGAAATAGCTAAGAAAAACCTGTCTTTAAATGATAGTACATTAACGATTATCAGATTACAGTTTGATGCTGGCCAGGTTACTTCATTGGCTATTCAGCAGGCTGAGGCACAGCAACTGGTTGCGGCTGGTTTAGTTCCTCAGTTAGAGCAGAGAATCGCGCTGGAAGAAAATGCACTAAGCATTCTGACTGGTGCTTTACCTAAAACTATTGCCAGAATCGGAACTCTGAATACGATCACTGTGCAGGATCAGATCAGTGCGGGTATTCCTTCCCGTATGCTGAGCTTAAGACCGGATGTGAAAAGTGCGGAACTGGAACTGGTTAAAGCAAATGCCAAAGTTGGAATTGCAAAAGCGAGTTTGTATCCTTCGCTGACAATTACTGCAAATGGTGGTCTGAATTCATTTAAAGCAAGTAACTGGTTCAATATTCCGGGTTCTTTATTTGGTGTAGTTGCCGGTGGTATTGCTCAGCCGATATTTCAGCGTAAACAACTGAGAACTCAGTATGAAGTTGCCCTGGTTGACCGTGAGAAATCAGTAATTCAGTTCAGGTCTTCGGTACTGACTGCAGTTGGGGAGGTCTCTGATGAGCTGGTTAAAATTGAAAAACTGAAAGAGCAGTATACGATAGCTGATAAAAGAGTGAAGACTGTACAGAGTGGTTTGAGCAATGCGAATATGTTGTTTAAAAGCGGTATGGCTAATTATTTAGAGGTAATCAACGCACAAAGTAATGCTTTGCAGAGTGAA
- a CDS encoding efflux RND transporter permease subunit — protein MFKKFIDRPVLATVISILLVILGVLGLTKLPLQQFPDIAPPAVQVTALYPGANAETVLRSVAPSLEESINGVENMSYMSSTASNDGSLVISVYFKLGTDPDQAAVNVQNRVAQATSQLPAEVIQAGVTTAKQQNSLIMVVDLHTDNEKSYNQTFLANYAQINLIPELKRIQGVGQANIFGGSRDYSMRVWLNPAQMATYNLTPNEVIAVIKDKNLEAAPGKFGESSKNAFEYVLKYKGKLNKPEEYQNIIIRSNPDGSFLRLKDVARVELGSYTYSNLTRVDSKPGLNIAIQQLSGSNANEIQIAITKFMKKAEKEFPKGVAYDVVYSTKTSLDQSIDQVIHTLIEAFILVFIVVFIFLQDFRSTLIPAIAVPVAILGTFFFMKLFGFSINLLTLFALVLAIGIVVDDAIVVVEAVHAKMEHKKIGPKPATTAAMHEITGAIISITLVMSAVFLPVGFMEGSTGVFYRQFAFTLAIAIVISAVNALTLSPALCALFLKENHTEDHGPEVKTSFKQRFFKGFNTSFESLTNRYVGSLKFLIRTKWVGLAGLLIVVLATVWMVKRTPTGFIPSEDQGFIAVSMSLPAGASLERSTAVLKETETLLRPLAFTKLYNVLSGFNLLTQSNSPSAGAMFILLKPTEERGEVKDINAIMNVIRGKLAGVKGANFFVFTFPTVPGFSNVDGLDMVLQDKTGGKIDKFSGVAYNFIGELMKRPEIAVAFTSFRADYPQLELQLDEAKAEQLGVSVRDVLTTMQAYFGSAQASDFNRFGKYYRVMVQADVADRADPSTMDNVYVKNRSGENVPINTLVKLQRVYGPETVSRYNLFNSIGINAMAKPGYSSGDAIRAVEEVAAQQLPAGFSYEFTGLTKEEITSGGQSVIIFGLCLVFVYFLLSAQYESYILPLAVILSIPTGVFGVFVAIGLTGIENNIYVQVALVMLIGLLAKNAILIVEFAVQRRRAGNTLVSSALEAAKLRLRPIIMTSLAFVVGLVPMMRASGPSALGNHSISIGAAGGMITGVILGLFIIPVLFVIFQFLQEKVTGKPEQSTLEAHEEPININEYETV, from the coding sequence ATGTTTAAGAAATTTATAGACAGACCTGTCTTAGCCACTGTTATTTCCATTTTACTGGTGATATTGGGGGTGTTGGGACTTACTAAATTGCCCTTACAGCAATTTCCGGATATCGCGCCTCCTGCTGTACAGGTAACTGCGCTTTATCCCGGCGCGAATGCCGAAACTGTACTACGTTCTGTAGCTCCTTCCCTTGAAGAGTCAATCAACGGGGTAGAAAATATGAGTTACATGAGCTCTACGGCCAGTAATGATGGTTCATTGGTAATTTCAGTTTATTTTAAACTGGGTACCGATCCCGATCAGGCGGCGGTTAACGTACAAAATCGTGTAGCACAGGCTACAAGTCAGTTACCTGCCGAGGTTATTCAGGCCGGTGTAACTACTGCGAAACAACAGAACAGTTTAATCATGGTGGTAGATTTACACACCGATAATGAGAAAAGCTATAACCAGACCTTTTTAGCCAATTATGCGCAGATCAATCTGATTCCTGAATTGAAAAGGATTCAGGGTGTAGGTCAGGCCAATATATTTGGTGGTAGCAGGGATTATTCAATGCGTGTATGGCTCAACCCTGCACAAATGGCTACTTATAATTTAACACCAAACGAAGTCATAGCAGTTATTAAAGATAAAAACTTAGAAGCTGCTCCGGGTAAATTCGGAGAGAGCAGTAAGAATGCTTTTGAATATGTACTGAAATATAAAGGTAAATTAAACAAACCTGAGGAGTATCAGAACATCATTATCCGTTCTAATCCTGATGGTTCATTTTTACGTCTTAAAGACGTGGCAAGAGTAGAACTGGGTTCTTATACTTATTCTAACTTAACCCGTGTAGACAGTAAACCAGGTTTGAATATCGCGATTCAGCAGTTAAGTGGATCTAATGCGAATGAGATCCAGATTGCGATTACCAAATTCATGAAGAAAGCCGAGAAGGAATTTCCTAAAGGCGTAGCTTATGATGTGGTTTATAGTACAAAAACATCTCTGGATCAATCTATCGATCAGGTAATTCATACTTTGATTGAGGCATTTATCCTGGTATTTATTGTTGTATTTATCTTCTTACAGGATTTCCGTTCAACGCTGATCCCGGCAATTGCTGTTCCGGTAGCGATTTTAGGTACCTTCTTTTTCATGAAGCTGTTTGGCTTCTCGATTAACCTGTTAACCTTATTCGCACTGGTACTGGCCATTGGTATTGTGGTCGATGATGCGATTGTGGTAGTGGAGGCTGTCCATGCGAAGATGGAGCATAAGAAAATAGGACCAAAACCTGCTACAACAGCAGCGATGCATGAGATTACCGGAGCGATTATTTCGATCACCCTGGTCATGAGTGCGGTGTTCTTACCGGTTGGTTTTATGGAAGGTTCTACCGGAGTTTTCTACAGGCAGTTTGCCTTTACACTGGCCATTGCGATTGTAATTTCGGCTGTAAATGCGTTAACACTGAGTCCGGCTTTGTGTGCACTGTTTTTGAAAGAAAATCATACTGAAGATCATGGCCCAGAAGTTAAAACCAGTTTTAAACAACGTTTCTTTAAAGGTTTTAACACTAGTTTTGAATCTTTGACCAACAGATATGTAGGTAGTCTGAAATTCCTGATCCGTACTAAATGGGTTGGTCTTGCAGGCTTACTGATTGTTGTGCTGGCTACGGTATGGATGGTGAAAAGAACTCCAACAGGATTTATTCCTTCAGAAGATCAGGGCTTTATCGCTGTTTCAATGTCATTGCCAGCAGGTGCGTCACTGGAAAGAAGTACTGCGGTACTGAAAGAAACAGAGACTTTGTTAAGACCACTGGCATTTACCAAGCTTTATAACGTGTTATCAGGTTTTAACCTGCTTACCCAGTCAAACAGCCCTTCAGCGGGTGCGATGTTTATCTTATTGAAACCTACTGAAGAACGTGGGGAAGTCAAAGATATCAATGCGATCATGAACGTGATCAGAGGTAAACTGGCAGGAGTGAAAGGCGCGAATTTCTTCGTCTTTACTTTCCCGACAGTTCCGGGTTTCAGTAATGTGGATGGTTTGGATATGGTGCTGCAGGATAAAACAGGTGGTAAAATTGATAAATTCAGTGGGGTAGCCTATAACTTTATCGGTGAGCTGATGAAACGTCCTGAGATTGCTGTAGCCTTTACCTCTTTCAGAGCGGATTATCCTCAGCTGGAACTTCAGCTGGATGAAGCTAAAGCGGAACAGTTAGGCGTATCTGTCAGAGATGTTTTAACTACAATGCAGGCTTATTTTGGTAGTGCCCAGGCTTCAGATTTTAACAGATTCGGAAAGTACTACAGGGTAATGGTGCAGGCAGATGTGGCCGACCGTGCTGATCCTTCAACGATGGATAATGTATACGTGAAAAACAGATCCGGAGAGAATGTACCGATCAATACACTGGTTAAATTACAAAGGGTTTATGGTCCGGAGACAGTATCCCGTTATAACCTGTTTAATTCAATTGGTATTAACGCGATGGCTAAACCAGGTTATAGTTCTGGTGATGCAATCAGGGCGGTAGAAGAAGTAGCTGCACAGCAACTGCCAGCTGGTTTCTCTTATGAGTTTACCGGTCTGACTAAAGAAGAGATTACTTCAGGTGGTCAGTCTGTAATCATATTTGGTTTGTGTCTGGTCTTTGTATACTTCCTGTTATCAGCACAGTATGAAAGTTATATTCTGCCTTTAGCAGTTATCTTATCAATCCCTACTGGTGTATTTGGTGTATTTGTTGCCATTGGTTTAACCGGAATTGAAAACAATATCTATGTACAGGTTGCACTGGTCATGCTGATAGGTTTGCTGGCCAAGAATGCGATTCTGATTGTAGAGTTTGCTGTTCAGCGAAGAAGAGCTGGTAATACACTGGTTTCTTCGGCTCTGGAAGCAGCTAAATTAAGGTTGCGTCCGATTATCATGACTTCCCTTGCTTTTGTGGTAGGTCTGGTTCCCATGATGCGTGCATCAGGTCCTTCTGCTTTGGGTAACCACTCGATCAGTATTGGTGCTGCAGGTGGTATGATTACAGGAGTAATCCTTGGATTATTTATCATTCCTGTGTTGTTTGTGATCTTCCAGTTTTTACAGGAAAAAGTTACTGGTAAACCTGAACAATCAACTTTAGAAGCACACGAAGAACCTATTAATATCAATGAATATGAAACCGTATAA
- a CDS encoding efflux RND transporter periplasmic adaptor subunit, producing the protein MKISILLLAALFIGCSSDKGQVAPPVIQSLPVIALHNSSETTFTEYPASIQGAVDLEIRPQISGSLDKIYVNEGALVQKGQPLFKINELPFKEAVNNAKAQLHAAQAAVINAQLEVDKLTPLVKNKVVSDFQLKSAKATLQSAQASVEQAKAGVATANINLGYTLIKAPVTGYVGRLPKKQGSLVGTADVTPLTQLSDAHEVHVYFSLGEDDFINFNATYPGKTITERLKKLPGVSLVLADRTVYAQEGKIDMVDGQFDKQTGSIALRATFPNNQGLLRSGNTGKLRLSLNHPDAILVPQSSTIEIQDKMFVYTVDAGNKVSKTPITVLTTSGTNYLVKEGVKSGDKIVFDGIDKLKEGEVIKPEKLKEEPIKTALR; encoded by the coding sequence ATGAAAATTTCAATTTTACTTCTCGCCGCATTATTTATTGGCTGTTCCAGCGATAAAGGTCAGGTAGCTCCACCTGTAATACAATCACTTCCGGTTATTGCCTTACACAATAGTTCAGAAACCACCTTTACTGAATATCCGGCTTCCATTCAGGGGGCTGTTGATTTGGAAATACGCCCGCAGATTTCTGGTTCATTAGATAAGATCTATGTGAACGAAGGCGCCCTTGTCCAGAAAGGACAACCACTTTTCAAAATTAATGAACTTCCTTTTAAAGAAGCAGTAAACAACGCTAAAGCTCAGTTACATGCAGCACAGGCAGCAGTAATCAATGCACAGCTTGAAGTAGATAAACTGACTCCACTGGTAAAAAACAAAGTAGTATCTGATTTTCAGCTTAAAAGCGCAAAAGCTACGTTGCAATCTGCACAGGCTAGTGTAGAACAGGCAAAAGCAGGAGTAGCTACAGCGAATATCAATCTGGGTTATACTTTGATTAAAGCACCGGTAACAGGTTATGTAGGCAGGTTACCTAAAAAACAAGGTAGTCTGGTAGGTACAGCCGATGTAACTCCGCTAACCCAGCTTTCAGATGCACATGAAGTTCATGTTTATTTCTCTTTAGGAGAGGATGATTTTATCAACTTCAATGCTACCTATCCAGGTAAGACCATTACAGAAAGACTTAAAAAGTTACCAGGTGTTTCTTTGGTTCTGGCAGACCGTACGGTTTATGCACAGGAAGGTAAAATAGACATGGTTGACGGACAGTTTGATAAACAAACAGGTTCAATTGCCCTTAGAGCTACTTTCCCTAACAATCAGGGCTTATTAAGATCTGGTAACACAGGTAAATTGAGACTGAGCCTGAATCATCCGGATGCTATTCTGGTTCCGCAATCATCTACTATAGAAATTCAGGATAAAATGTTCGTCTATACTGTGGATGCCGGAAACAAAGTAAGCAAAACTCCGATCACTGTTCTTACCACTTCAGGAACTAATTACCTGGTTAAAGAAGGTGTGAAATCAGGAGATAAAATAGTCTTTGATGGTATTGATAAACTGAAAGAAGGTGAAGTAATCAAACCTGAAAAACTAAAAGAAGAACCTATTAAAACTGCATTAAGATAA
- a CDS encoding TetR/AcrR family transcriptional regulator has protein sequence MGSKERIQRVKEETRANILDAALEIVKEDGWQALSMRKIADKIEYTAPIIYEYFANKEGILLELTRKGNLLLLVYLKAAKAKHHTPEKQLAAMWTAYWDFAFEHTHLYQVMFGVDMICCEQQQTLPEVEASRKLICDSIIEIMKVDGLCQDRVCRKYYTFWSVIHGLISINLVRRGTDDEMNQQILKDAIHGIIQTIND, from the coding sequence ATGGGTAGTAAAGAAAGAATTCAAAGGGTTAAGGAAGAAACAAGAGCTAATATTCTTGATGCTGCCCTGGAAATTGTCAAAGAAGATGGTTGGCAGGCGCTGAGTATGCGTAAGATAGCAGATAAAATAGAATATACTGCGCCAATTATTTACGAGTATTTTGCGAATAAAGAAGGTATACTGCTGGAGCTGACCAGAAAAGGTAATTTACTTTTACTGGTTTATCTGAAAGCTGCTAAAGCCAAACATCATACACCTGAAAAGCAACTCGCAGCAATGTGGACTGCTTACTGGGATTTTGCATTTGAACATACGCATTTATATCAGGTCATGTTCGGTGTGGATATGATTTGTTGTGAACAGCAGCAAACCTTGCCTGAAGTGGAAGCCTCTCGTAAGCTGATTTGCGATAGCATTATAGAAATTATGAAAGTTGACGGACTCTGTCAGGATAGAGTTTGCAGAAAATATTATACTTTCTGGTCTGTTATACACGGATTAATTTCAATCAATCTGGTTAGAAGAGGCACTGACGATGAGATGAATCAGCAGATCCTAAAAGATGCGATTCACGGAATTATACAAACTATCAACGATTAA
- a CDS encoding DUF6702 family protein translates to MLKSQGFAEAGSGARHPLHLSSTELNYNLKESTMEVSCRIFTDDFEDILSKKYKVKADLSAEGKHKEMDQLVSKYMAAHLQLAANGKILPLSYIGFEKDSEAVVVYLESVKIKNLVKLETTSTVLYDLFDDQTNIFHLTFKGNRHSFKMTYPEKKQISSL, encoded by the coding sequence ATGCTTAAATCACAGGGCTTTGCCGAAGCCGGAAGCGGTGCCAGACACCCTTTGCATCTCAGCTCAACTGAATTGAATTATAATCTCAAAGAAAGTACAATGGAGGTCAGCTGCCGGATATTTACTGATGATTTTGAAGATATTCTCAGTAAAAAGTATAAGGTAAAAGCCGATCTTTCTGCTGAAGGGAAACATAAGGAAATGGATCAGCTGGTGAGTAAGTATATGGCTGCTCATTTACAGCTGGCTGCCAACGGAAAAATACTTCCACTGAGTTATATCGGTTTTGAAAAAGATAGTGAGGCCGTTGTCGTGTATCTTGAATCTGTAAAAATCAAAAACCTGGTCAAACTGGAAACAACCAGTACAGTATTATATGATCTTTTTGATGATCAGACCAATATCTTTCATCTCACTTTTAAAGGAAACAGGCATAGTTTCAAGATGACCTATCCGGAAAAAAAGCAAATTTCTTCTTTATAA
- a CDS encoding M1 family metallopeptidase — MTKLLTATLLLCSCMQVSYAQNIQYNPGSNHGNKFEQLGTILATPNEQRTASGAPGVKYWQQRADYDIKCSLDEKKLELTGTEKVTYFNNSPDVLTYIWLQLDENEHNNIRNAGYQTSTKIPETTTTRELDKAAFDQPDNGNGVSVLKITDAAGKELKYTINKTMMRVEIPAPLKSGQQFVFNVNWTYKITDRIAGGGRGGYEFFPEDGNYLFTMTQWYPRLCVYSDFQGWQNHQFTGRGEFALTFGNFKVQMTVPADHVIGGTGECINYSAVLSPAELARYNKAKTAAEPVEIITLDEAKKAEASKSTKTKTWVFQADNVRDFAWTSSRKFVWDAMAQKVEDKSVMCMSFYGKEAYNLYRPYSTKAVAHTVKTYSHFTFPYPYPVAQSVEAANGMEYPMICFNYGRTEKDGTYSESSKNGMLGVIIHEVGHNFFPMIVNSDERQWTWMDEGLNSFLEYLTEELWDNKFPVKKGPAYTIIDYMKLPKDQLEPIMTNSENIERFGPNAYSKPSTALNILRETIMGRELFDYAFKEYAKRWAFKHPTPADLFRTMEDASGEDLDWFWRGWFYTTDPCDISLDEVKFAKADVNSKVPVSKVAMIKLDAPMVNAFDDISKVRNRADKNIKFYTDRDKSTQDFYWRYDRGLEKYNNKEQKQQLPVLVEELSSEDQAKYAGKFFYELSFSNKGGLIMPVIVEFTFADGTKKIDRIPAQIWRHDEFKASKFYVQDQEVTAIKLDPMRETADIDESNNTWGGKAQTSKFQLFKQKSTAARGQSVGVNPMQSAKGL; from the coding sequence ATGACTAAACTTTTAACCGCTACGCTCCTGCTTTGCTCTTGTATGCAGGTTTCCTACGCCCAGAACATTCAGTACAATCCGGGAAGTAATCACGGAAATAAATTTGAACAACTGGGTACCATACTGGCTACACCAAATGAACAGCGCACAGCAAGTGGTGCACCGGGTGTAAAATACTGGCAGCAGCGTGCGGATTACGACATCAAGTGCAGTCTCGATGAAAAAAAACTGGAACTTACCGGTACCGAAAAAGTAACTTATTTCAACAATTCTCCTGATGTACTTACCTATATCTGGTTACAGCTTGATGAAAATGAGCACAATAACATTCGTAATGCAGGTTATCAGACCAGCACAAAAATTCCGGAAACCACTACCACCCGCGAACTGGATAAAGCAGCATTCGATCAGCCGGATAACGGAAACGGGGTTTCTGTATTGAAAATTACTGATGCTGCCGGTAAAGAGCTTAAATATACCATCAACAAAACCATGATGCGGGTAGAAATACCAGCTCCGCTAAAATCGGGTCAGCAGTTTGTGTTTAATGTAAACTGGACATACAAAATAACAGACAGAATTGCCGGCGGTGGCCGTGGGGGTTATGAATTCTTCCCGGAAGATGGTAATTACCTGTTTACAATGACACAGTGGTATCCCCGTTTATGTGTATACAGTGATTTCCAGGGCTGGCAGAATCATCAGTTTACAGGCAGAGGAGAATTTGCCCTGACCTTTGGTAATTTTAAAGTACAAATGACCGTTCCTGCTGATCACGTGATTGGCGGAACCGGAGAATGTATCAATTACAGCGCTGTACTTTCTCCGGCAGAATTAGCCAGGTATAATAAAGCTAAAACTGCTGCAGAACCTGTAGAAATTATCACCCTGGACGAAGCTAAAAAAGCTGAAGCATCTAAAAGTACAAAAACAAAAACCTGGGTATTCCAGGCTGATAATGTGCGTGACTTTGCCTGGACCTCATCCAGAAAATTTGTCTGGGATGCAATGGCCCAGAAAGTAGAAGATAAATCGGTAATGTGCATGAGTTTTTATGGCAAAGAAGCCTATAACCTGTACAGACCTTATTCTACCAAAGCTGTAGCGCATACCGTTAAAACCTATTCGCATTTTACATTCCCTTATCCCTATCCTGTAGCCCAGAGTGTGGAAGCTGCCAACGGAATGGAATATCCGATGATCTGTTTCAATTACGGACGTACGGAAAAAGACGGCACTTATAGTGAAAGTTCTAAAAATGGGATGCTGGGTGTAATCATCCATGAAGTAGGCCATAATTTCTTCCCTATGATTGTCAATAGTGATGAGCGTCAGTGGACCTGGATGGATGAAGGATTGAATTCTTTCCTTGAATATCTGACAGAGGAACTATGGGATAACAAGTTCCCGGTTAAAAAGGGCCCTGCCTATACGATCATTGATTATATGAAATTACCAAAGGATCAGCTGGAACCTATCATGACCAACTCAGAAAATATAGAGCGTTTTGGCCCCAATGCCTATTCCAAACCGTCTACAGCCCTGAATATTCTCAGAGAGACCATTATGGGCAGAGAGCTGTTCGACTATGCCTTTAAAGAGTATGCGAAAAGATGGGCCTTTAAACATCCTACTCCTGCCGATTTATTCAGAACAATGGAAGATGCCAGCGGCGAAGACCTGGACTGGTTCTGGAGAGGCTGGTTTTACACGACAGACCCTTGTGATATCTCTCTGGACGAAGTTAAATTTGCAAAAGCAGATGTAAACTCTAAAGTTCCCGTTTCAAAAGTCGCTATGATTAAACTGGACGCACCAATGGTGAATGCTTTTGATGATATTTCCAAAGTCAGAAACAGAGCTGATAAAAATATTAAATTCTATACTGATCGGGATAAGTCTACCCAGGATTTTTACTGGAGATATGATCGTGGCCTGGAAAAATATAACAACAAAGAACAGAAACAGCAATTACCTGTCCTGGTAGAAGAGCTGTCTTCCGAAGATCAGGCAAAATATGCCGGAAAATTCTTCTATGAATTATCGTTCAGTAACAAAGGAGGTCTGATTATGCCGGTTATCGTTGAATTTACATTCGCTGACGGTACTAAAAAGATAGACAGAATTCCGGCGCAGATCTGGAGACATGATGAATTCAAAGCTTCCAAATTCTATGTACAGGACCAGGAAGTAACGGCTATAAAATTAGATCCTATGCGTGAAACAGCAGATATTGATGAAAGTAATAATACCTGGGGAGGCAAAGCACAGACTTCTAAATTCCAATTATTTAAACAGAAATCTACTGCTGCCCGTGGCCAGTCGGTAGGTGTTAATCCTATGCAGAGCGCAAAAGGACTTTAA
- a CDS encoding DUF4302 domain-containing protein, whose product MKRYLIYIPVLLLISGLAGCSKKDNESLFGDTPEQRATAELQKNKSLLIAAPYGWKAVIFPGLLRGRGFFFKFDEKNQVQSYADPSLQIISPDLGGPGVSGYQMKALQRSSLIFDTYSPLHILSDPSNGTKGVGYKSDFEFSVLSASPDTIKLDGNFNHTPMTLIKATEAEYAAYQNKGFDAVKAALVNYAIATKGKKITLAIDATHNPECKIVTDQDNDRTFTLSFPDGQGVMQTQTTKWGPTVNSIFFQNAIVYNNMIINEVFYDSVKLSLYIQWQGKRYDLVVT is encoded by the coding sequence ATGAAAAGATATTTAATTTATATACCCGTGTTACTACTCATTTCCGGTTTAGCTGGTTGTAGTAAAAAGGATAATGAGTCGCTTTTCGGTGATACACCGGAGCAGCGTGCAACAGCAGAGCTTCAAAAAAACAAATCACTTTTAATAGCTGCTCCATATGGATGGAAGGCGGTTATTTTTCCCGGACTTTTAAGGGGCAGAGGTTTCTTTTTTAAATTCGATGAGAAAAACCAGGTACAGAGCTATGCAGATCCATCTTTGCAAATAATTTCACCCGATCTTGGTGGTCCCGGAGTAAGTGGGTATCAAATGAAAGCCTTGCAAAGATCATCACTTATTTTTGATACCTATTCTCCTTTACATATCCTTTCTGATCCTTCCAATGGAACTAAAGGTGTAGGATATAAGTCGGATTTTGAGTTCTCCGTTTTAAGTGCTTCGCCTGATACGATCAAACTTGACGGAAACTTTAATCATACACCAATGACTCTGATCAAGGCCACTGAGGCAGAGTATGCTGCTTATCAGAATAAGGGATTTGATGCTGTGAAAGCTGCCCTTGTCAATTATGCGATTGCAACTAAAGGAAAGAAAATAACTCTTGCAATTGATGCTACGCATAATCCGGAATGCAAGATCGTTACAGATCAGGACAATGACAGAACGTTTACGCTATCTTTTCCGGATGGTCAGGGTGTAATGCAGACCCAAACAACAAAATGGGGGCCTACTGTTAATAGTATCTTTTTTCAGAATGCTATTGTATACAATAATATGATCATTAACGAAGTATTTTATGACAGTGTGAAATTGTCATTATACATCCAATGGCAAGGTAAACGCTATGATCTGGTAGTTACATAA